Proteins from a genomic interval of Acetobacterium woodii DSM 1030:
- a CDS encoding DUF2442 domain-containing protein, whose amino-acid sequence MYLAVIDVEPLNDYKLLLTFENGEKRIFDVSPYLEKGIFQELKNEEKFRTVRISFDSIEWCNQADLDPEFLFKKSKVC is encoded by the coding sequence ATGTATTTAGCAGTTATAGATGTAGAACCTTTAAATGATTATAAGTTGCTCTTAACTTTTGAAAATGGTGAAAAAAGAATATTCGATGTCAGTCCATATCTGGAAAAGGGTATTTTTCAGGAACTAAAGAATGAGGAGAAATTCAGAACTGTACGTATTAGTTTTGATAGTATTGAATGGTGTAACCAAGCGGATCTAGATCCAGAGTTTTTATTCAAAAAGAGCAAAGTTTGCTAG
- a CDS encoding Rpn family recombination-promoting nuclease/putative transposase, which produces MKNSEMKIQNPHDKFFKEIFSNPLVARDFIENYLPEPILKIVDLNELEIQNGSHVDEELSELFSDMLFRTKINQRDGYLYFLFEHKSYPDRMVALQLLTYMVRIWNQKVNRENDTHIPVIIPLVIYHGKTQWKMGSLLSDLIMDFDTLPEEVKQMTPDYRYQLYDLSHFSDEEIKGNAELTIALSIFRDVFTKNSQEFLETIFKAARALDELEEKETGIQYFETCMRYILTSGPQLSKDQLNTVIKQLAVTYKEGSEVTMTLAEVLREEGFKKGIEEGETRAFSKMVIKSLTKKFGIIPAEYREKLTQLDSITLETLTGEIDDFKTIEDVKKFLGI; this is translated from the coding sequence ATGAAAAATAGTGAGATGAAAATACAGAATCCCCATGACAAGTTTTTCAAGGAAATATTTTCAAATCCGTTAGTGGCTAGAGATTTCATCGAGAACTACCTGCCAGAACCGATTTTAAAAATAGTTGATCTGAATGAACTGGAAATTCAGAATGGTAGCCACGTTGATGAAGAACTCAGTGAGTTATTCTCGGACATGCTATTCAGAACAAAAATCAATCAGCGGGACGGTTATCTTTATTTTCTGTTTGAACACAAGAGCTATCCGGACAGAATGGTTGCACTGCAGTTATTGACGTACATGGTTCGCATCTGGAACCAGAAAGTCAACAGAGAAAATGACACCCATATCCCGGTGATTATTCCATTGGTGATTTACCATGGAAAAACACAATGGAAGATGGGATCGTTGCTTAGCGATCTGATTATGGATTTTGATACGTTACCGGAAGAAGTCAAACAAATGACACCGGATTATCGCTACCAGCTCTATGACTTATCTCACTTTTCAGATGAAGAAATCAAAGGAAATGCAGAATTGACGATTGCTTTGTCTATTTTCAGAGATGTTTTTACGAAAAATAGTCAGGAATTTCTGGAAACGATTTTCAAGGCAGCCAGAGCCCTGGATGAGTTGGAAGAAAAAGAAACAGGTATTCAGTATTTTGAAACCTGTATGCGTTATATTCTGACATCCGGACCACAGCTTTCAAAAGATCAACTGAATACCGTTATTAAGCAATTAGCAGTAACCTACAAGGAAGGAAGTGAAGTAACCATGACATTAGCTGAAGTTTTAAGAGAAGAAGGTTTTAAAAAAGGTATTGAAGAAGGCGAAACTCGTGCTTTTTCTAAAATGGTAATTAAATCGCTGACCAAAAAATTCGGGATTATACCTGCGGAGTATCGTGAGAAACTCACCCAATTGGATTCAATTACTCTGGAAACATTAACAGGGGAAATCGATGATTTCAAAACGATCGAAGATGTCAAGAAATTCTTGGGTATCTGA